One Mercenaria mercenaria strain notata chromosome 12, MADL_Memer_1, whole genome shotgun sequence DNA segment encodes these proteins:
- the LOC128547089 gene encoding cerebellin-1-like codes for MFAYFIGSVVILCIGIKYIILNRLEKLQADYNSLTIHDAKDGVWTQWGSWDSCSATCGGGIKSRTRTCSDPTPSPLGKFCDGEGIQYGPCSQNACPCADLTSNIETVLQRRKTDVAFTAYLSKEASQLSDAQIIPFDEVILNEGQGFNTNTHMFTCPVTGTYTFQTALLSPGSAIAITEIVKEGNRLVQAHAEPGATHAQGFNSVVTKCNEGENVWVRICVHGNAVYSDRFTTFSGFLLWEGK; via the exons ATGTTTGCGTATTTTATCGGATCGGTTGTTATTTTGTGTATCggtattaaatatataattttaaatagaCTTGAGAAATTGCAAGCAGATTACAACTCTCTGACTATTCATGATGCCAAAG ACGGTGTCTGGACACAGTGGGGATCATGGGACTCGTGCAGTGCAACGTGTGGTGGTGGTATAAAATCTCGAACCAGGACTTGCTCTGATCCAACACCATCACCTTTAGGAAAATTCTGTGACGGCGAAGGCATACAGTATGGACCGTGTAGTCAGAATGCATGTCCGT GTGCAGATTTAACATCCAATATTGAAACTGTACTACAAAGACGAAAAACCGATGTCGCATTTACAGCCTATTTGTCCAAAGAGGCCTCCCAGCTCAGCGATGCTCAGATCATTCCATTCGATGAAGTGATATTGAACGAAGGACAAGGTTTCAACACTAACACCCACATGTTCACCTGTCCAGTTACCGGTACATATACATTTCAGACTGCTTTGCTGTCTCCAGGGAGTGCCATCGCTATAACGGAGATTGTCAAAGAAGGGAACCGGCTCGTTCAAGCTCATGCGGAACCAGGCGCAACTCATGCTCAAGGGTTTAATTCCGTGGTTACGAAATGCAACGAGGGCGAGAACGTGTGGGTTCGAATTTGTGTTCATGGGAATGCAGTTTATAGTGACAGATTCACAACATTTTCCGGCTTTCTTCTGTGGGAAGGAAAATAG
- the LOC123534420 gene encoding uncharacterized protein LOC123534420, whose translation MTDFCFLSGILILFIATVFSILALVLDFWEVGNIDSVEIGPIRLNYVHMQAGLWHEYHTLHDFAGTEISTRVGSTTKLWREINFDTEIGMMLFTMRLLLFIAVFSLVAATVCSILRLKVYQEMKSLMNTAWSLSFEAGVLLLVCFVVYLTGIKQNTTDLHAAFYLDILAWLLAWFAAILLFMSSRTFVAIVTEDMDPPAELL comes from the exons ATGACAGACTTTTGTTTTTTATCTGGCATATTAATTCTATTTATTGCCACGGTTTTTAGTATTCTAGCTCTCGTTCTAGACTTCTGGGAGGTTGGAAATATCGATTCAGTGGAGATAGGTCCGATACGCTTGAATTATGTTCATATGCAAGCTGGATTGTGGCACGAGTATCACACTTTGCACGATTTCGCCGGAACGGAAATTTCTACCAGAGTGGGCAGTACAACTAAATTATGGAGAGAAATAAATTTTG aCACCGAGATAGGGATGATGTTGTTTACAATGCGTCTCCTGCTATTTATAGCAGTATTTTCATTGGTTGCGGCCACTGTTTGTAGTATCCTAAGACTGAAAGTCTATCAGGAAATGAAAAGTCTTATGAATACGGCTTGGTCTCTTTCGTTCGAAGCAG GTGTCCTGTTACTGGTCTGCTTTGTGGTATATCTGACGGGTATAAAACAGAATACGACTGACCTACATGCCGCATTCTACCTGGACATTCTGGCCTGGCTCCTGGCATGGTTTGCTGCTATTCTCCTCTTCATGTCATCTcgaacatttgttgccatagttACCGAAGACATGGATCCACCCGCAGAATTACTTTAG
- the LOC128547182 gene encoding cerebellin-3-like: MFAYFIGSVVILCLGIQYIILNRLEKLQADYNSLAIHDAKDGAWTQWGPWDPCSATCNGGIKFRTRTCSDPTPSPLGKFCDGEGIQYGPCSQNTCPYAESTSKIECLLQSQRTYIAFTAYLSTHATHLSNAQIIPFDKVELNEGQGFNTNTHIFTCPVTGIYTFQTATTSTLNGALHAEIVKEGNQLVQAHAEPGGNYNQGFNSIITKCDKGEKVWVRIDRYGNAVNSDKFTTFSGFLLWESK, from the exons atgtttgcatattttatagGATCGGTTGTTATTTTGTGTCTCGGTAttcaatatataattttgaatagaCTTGAGAAATTGCAAGCAGATTACAACTCTCTGGCTATTCATGATGCCAAAG acGGCGCCTGGACACAGTGGGGACCATGGGACCCGTGCAGTGCAACGTGTAATGGTGGTATAAAGTTTCGAACCAGGACTTGTTCCGATCCAACGCCATCACCTCTAGGAAAATTCTGTGACGGAGAAGGCATACAATATGGACCTTGCAGTCAGAACACATGCCCAT ATGCAGAGTCAACATCAAAAATAGAATGTCTACTACAGAGCCAGAGAACTTACATTGCGTTTACAGCCTATTTGTCCACACACGCCACACATTTAAGCAATGCTCAGATAATTCCATTTGATAAAGTGGAACTTAACGAAGGACAAGGTTTCAACACCAACACTCACATCTTCACTTGTCCAGTAACCGGCATCTACACATTTCAGACCGCTACAACGAGTACACTTAACGGTGCTCTTCATGCTGAGATCGTTAAAGAAGGGAACCAACTTGTTCAGGCTCATGCTGAACCAGGAGGAAATTATAATCAAGGGTTTAATTCCATCATTACGAAATGCGACAAGGGCGAAAAAGTGTGGGTACGAATTGATCGTTATGGTAATGCGGTTAATAGTGACAAATTTACAACATTTTCAGGCTTTCTTCTCTGGGAAAGTAAATAG